One stretch of Harmonia axyridis chromosome 1, icHarAxyr1.1, whole genome shotgun sequence DNA includes these proteins:
- the LOC123676034 gene encoding GPN-loop GTPase 1: protein MAEVKKKPICVIVLGMAGSGKTSLVSRLSKSEKKPYIINLDPACLHIPYDPDIDIRDSVDYKDTMKNFKLGPNGAIVSCLNIFSTKFNDVIKFIEKCPNEICLIDTPGQIEVFTWSISGQIITQALAAHFPTLVLYVVDSVRSTSPTTFMSNMLYACSTMYKYLVPFITVMNKTDIVSHSYAIEWMTDVDSFMEVLENDESYVSTLNRRMALALDIFYTDLKICGFSALSGEGIDELYNLIDKAREEYETSYKVEYQKIKSKAEKHNELRNEEKDETSDLLITDQELNEVSNVYLRHPANDSSSDSEGEEEPYDGESTEIDAESYSKHLENQKQIQVKKAKEAEMTKSSSASTSKNNC, encoded by the exons ATGGCTGAAGTAAAGAAAAAACCAATATGTGTGATTGTTTTGGGCATGGCAGGTTCAGGAAAAACATCCCTTGTATCAAGATTAAGTAAATCTGAGAAAAAACCATACATCATTAATTTAGATCCTGCTTGTTTACACATTCCATATGATCCCGATATTg ATATAAGGGATTCTGTCGATTATAAAGATAccatgaagaatttcaaattagGACCTAATGGAGCTATTGTATCCTGTCTCAATATATTTTCGACAAAATTTAATGATGttataaaatttattgaaaaatgcccTAATGAAATTTGTTTAATAGATACACCAGGACAAATTGAAGTGTTCACTTGGTCTATTTCTG gccAAATAATTACTCAAGCATTAGCAGCACATTTCCCCACCTTAGTTCTATATGTAGTAGATTCTGTAAGAAGCACATCACCCACTACATTTATGTCAAATATGTTATATGCTTGTTCTACTATGTATAAATATCTTGTTCCTTTCATTACCGTAATGAACAAAACAGATATAGTTTCCCACTCTTATGCAATAGAATGGATGACAGATGTTGATAGTTTCATGGAAGTTCTGGAAAATGATGAGAGCTATGTAAGTACTTTGAACAGGCGTATGGCTTTGGCTCTAGATATATTCTACACTGATCTGAAAATATGCGGTTTCAGTGCACTAAGTGGTGAAGGCATTGATGAATTGTATAATTTAATTGACAAAGCTAGAGAAGAATATGAGAC GAGCTATAAAGTTgaatatcagaaaataaaatcaaaagcAGAAAAACATAATGAATTAAGGAATGAAGAAAAAGATGAGACTTCTGATTTACTTATCACTGATCAGGAACTGAACGAAGTATCAAATGTTTACTTAAGGCATCCTGCAAACGACAGTAGTTCTGATTCAGAAGGTGAAGAAGAACCTTATGACGGTGAATCTACAGAAATAGACGCTGAGTCATATTCCAAACATTTAGAGAATCAGAAACAAATACAAGTGAAAAAAGCCAAAGAAGCTGAAATGACGAAGTCTTCAAGTGCCTCAACATCTAAAAACAACTGTTAA
- the LOC123676064 gene encoding nucleolar complex protein 3 homolog → MALKKTKISKVKRSNQKRGKLTKQKAAPQKFTNTVASQSLNSKKNLKSTKKNKPSKDEVVPPEPSVEDESDNGENMLEMMEDGDVEFLKNAITSRSYGLLKNIKYTGPSKKRKKNDDEDNDENLENDYEDKQETAPPLKIRKLLPIKTKEGLVHQQVVVEQAEEQPEEEDNISEHNEPEVDDEEEACEFSLEACLGDDLDLSKPLSAAQLFAQRNKALTQRKLEIGVLSSQVLENPEEKVTNLRMLLKIMDEQTPVVYITVRKLAIMSLLEVFKDVIPSYRIRNHKDEGVLLKKSTLKLRKFETELLQHYKKFLQKLEKACMALQKNRGNSKKLSKEGYALGQIAVNAMSELLVAHPNFNFSENITQVIVPFLNHKDETLRKIVKSAVENVFKEDKKEEITLKILRVLNHYLKTHAHNVKVEMLEVLLVLKLKDVNLEKEKELEMKHKKLMSKKQNVLQISKKERKRQKQLQYLEKELLETKAEENKQAKQKNITEITKIVFAVYFRILKSSTNNKAIGVCLEGLAKFAHCINFDYYMDMVNLLDKLLKEEWLGFREQLHCIQTVFAILSGQGESLTLDPTRFYNNIYKNLFEITASSKGHNNLLIVLQILNDCLIKRRKKITNKRLIGFVKRLAILSLHLLHHGSLGTLGLVRNIMQLNKNVDILLDTDNSFGDGHYLPELDDAEYTNAASTSLYELAILNKSYHPVVRKLVKNISHGVPSSGEGALVPEIGKLRPDELFQTYDMSEMAFNPSVPIPKKEKTEKKKGGSHIFFADQNFEDECNMKMKEQLLRGVFCTE, encoded by the exons ATGGCGTTG AAGAAAACCAAGATTTCTAAAGTGAAACGGAGTAACCAAAAAAGAGGAAAACTGACAAAGCAGAAAGCAGCTCCTCAAAAATTTACGAATACAGTAGCATCTCAATCTCTTAATTCTAAGAAAAATCTCAAATCGACCAAAAAAAATAAACCCTCAAAAGATGAGGTTGTTCCGCCAGAACCCAGTGTTGAGGATGAAAGTGATAATGGAGAGAATATGCTTGAAATGATGGAGGATGGAGATGTTGAGTTTTTAAAAAATGCAATAACAAGTCGTTCGTATGGTTTGCTGAAGAACATAAAATACACTGG GCCatcaaagaaaagaaaaaaaaatgatgatgaagataatgatgaaaatttggAGAATGATTATGAGGATAAACAAGAAACAGCTCCTCCTTTAAAAATCAGAAAACTGTTACCAATCAAAACTAAGGAGGGTTTAGTACATCAACAAGTTGTTGTGGAACAAG CCGAAGAACAGCCTGAGGAAGAGGACAACATATCTGAACATAACGAACCTGAAGTAGATGATGAGGAGGAAGCCTGTGAATTTTCACTTGAAGCATGCTTAGGAGACGATCTTGACCTTTCTAAACCTTTATCTGCTGCTCAACTCTTTGCACAGCGAAATAAAGCTTTGACTCAACGAAAACTAGAAATTGGTGTATTGAGTTCTCAAGTTCTTGAAAATCCTGAGGAGAAAGTAACAAACTTGAGAATGTTACTCAAAATTATGGATGAGCAAACACCTGTGGTATACATTACAGTCAGAAAGCTAGCAATAATGTCCCTCTTAGAGGTATTTAAAGATGTTATTCCGTCTTACAGAATTAGGAATCACAAGGATGAAGGAGTATTAT tgaaaaagtCAACTCTCAAACTAAGGAAATTTGAGACAGAACTCCTACAACACTATAAAAAGTTCCTGCAAAAATTGGAAAAGGCTTGTATGGCTCTCCAAAAAAATAgaggaaattcaaaaaaattatctaag GAAGGTTATGCATTAGGTCAGATTGCAGTTAACGCTATGAGCGAATTATTAGTGGCTCAtcctaattttaatttttctgaaaatataacTCAAGTGATTGTTCCTTTCCTAAACCACAAGGATGAAACCCTGAGAAAAATAGTGAAATCGGCAGTGGAAAATGTGTTCAAAGAAGATAAGAAAGAAGAGATTACTCTCAAA attttaagAGTGCTTAATCATTATCTTAAAACACATGCACATAACGTAAAAGTGGAAATGTTGGAAGTTCTTCTGGTTTTAAAATTGAAAGATGTGAATTTGGAAAAAGAGAAAGAGCTTGAGATGAAGCATAAGAAACTGATGTCGAAAAAGCAAAATGttctacaaatttcaaaaaaggaGAGAAAG AGACAAAAACAATTacaatatttggaaaaagaaCTTTTAGAAACAAAAGCGGAGGAAAACAAACAGGCAAAGCAGAAAAACATAActgaaattacaaaaattgtttttgcaGTGTATTTTAGGATATTGAAAAGTTCAACGAATAACAAAGCAATAGGTGTGTGTTTAGAAGGATTGGCAAA ATTTGCTCATTGTATCAATTTCGATTATTACATGGATATGGTAAATTTATTGGACAAATTACTGAAAGAAGAGTGGTTGGGATTCAGAGAACAATTGCATTGTATTCAAACTGTGTTCGCGATATTGAGTGGACAAGGAGAGTCTCTAACTTTAGATCCTACAAGGTTTTACAACAACatttataaaaatttgtttgaaattaCGGCTTCGTCTAAAGGACACAATAATCTTCTTATTGTTTTACAAATTTTAA ATGACTGTTTGatcaaaagaagaaagaaaatcaCCAACAAAAGATTGATTGGGTTCGTTAAAAGGCTAGCAATACTTAGTCTCCATCTTCTGCATCATGGTTCTTTGGGAACTTTAGGATTGGTGAGAAATATCATGCAGTTGAACAAGAATGTGGACATCCTTCTGGATACAGACAATTCATTTGGTGATGGTCACTACCTGCCTGAATTAGATGATGCAGAATATACTAATGCTGCTTCAACTTCTCTTTACGAGCTGGCTATATTGAATAAGTCTTACCACCCAGTGGTGCGTAAACTTGTCAAAAACATATCTCATGGAGTACCATCTTCAGGTGAAGGAGCTTTAGTGCCAGAAATAGGAAAATT GCGACCAGATGAACTATTTCAAACTTATGACATGTCAGAAATGGCCTTCAACCCCTCTGTTCCAATCCCCAAGAAGGAAAAGACGGAAAAGAAAAAGGGTGGTTCACACATATTTTTCGCAGATCAAAACTTTGAAGATGAGTgtaatatgaaaatgaaagaacagCTTTTGAGGGGTGTGTTTTGTacagaataa